A window of Adhaeribacter arboris genomic DNA:
TCCTCTGCCAGAAGAAGCACCGTACCCGCTTTGTCCTTGGTAGCGGCTGCGTTGTTCGTATGTATCATTATTGCGGTAGTTTCCGCCTTGAGATGAATTTCCGTAATTACCGCGGCCATAATCTTCGTCTCGGTCGTACTGCGATGAACCACCATAACCCGATCCACTGCCATAGCCTCTATTCTGATCTCGGTACGATTCCCGGGAACGGTTCTCATCCTGGTTTCCTTGTCCGCTGCCATAACTCGGCGAACCATAACCGGTTCCGTAAGAGCCGCCTCTTTCATTGCGCGGTGAGCGGTATTCGTCGTTGTAGGAACCACCTTGCGAACCGTAACCTCCTTGCTGGTTATAACCACCTTGCCGCTCCTGCTGGTTGCCATAGCCTCTTTGGTTACCATAATCGTTATTAGAACTATAAGAAGAACCTAACCGATCAGAAGACCCATGTTGCCAGGATTGATTGTTTGGCTGATTACGGTGTTGCTGGTCGTTATAGTTGCCGTAGTGTCTGTTTTGCTGATCCCACTGCGAGGAATTATCGTAACCTCCCTGGCCACGATAATCATCTTGCGAACGGAAACGTGATTGCTGATTCCAATCTGGCTGATTACCTTGCTGGCTTCGTTGCTGATTATACGGTTGCTGCTGATTGTAGCCACTATTCCGCATATCATGTCCGCCGTAACTACCTTGATAGCCCCCATGCGAATGATTATTATACTCGCCACCTTCCTGCAAACCATAGCCACCTCTTGTAGCAGACGGATAGCCGCTATTATTATCGTCGTGGGAGCGCTGATTGCCGTAGCCACCCTGGAAACCACCCTGCTGACCATAACCCGCGTATCCTTGATTGGCTGGCTGGCTGTATTGATCTCTTAATCCTTGCTGACCATAGTCATTACCACCGCCGCTAAAGTCCTGTTGGTGGCCGTAGCTGCCGCCCTGATTTCCCCAACTGCCTCTTTGTTGAGTGCCGTAATTATCAAAATCCGATTCCCTGTGACCACCCCAGTTTTGCTGGCGTACCTGGTTATTATTGTTAAAATCTTGATTGTTCTGATTATTATTCTGGTCCCCAAACTGATTTTGCTGGGTTTCGGATTGCGTTTTATTTTGGTCAGTAGCGCTGGATTTATCTCCGGCTGAATGTAAATCATTTTTAACATCTTTATTTCCGGAAGCTACTGCACTGCTAGTTTTATTCGTATTTTTAGTCGCAGCTTTATTCTTATTGTCGGTACTTGCATCTGTTTTAGCCGCAACCGGATTAGTTTTAACACTCGATTTTTTTGTAGCATCTCCCAGCTCGGATTTACTTTCTACTCTTTTACCAAAAAGACCTTCTGATTCCTTTTTATCTTCTTTGCCTTTATTTTCCTGGTTATTGGGAGCACTAGCTCCTAATCCACCAGCAATATTATCCGATTTGTTCTGGTTAGTAGTACCACTTGCATTAATAGACGCATTTGTTGCACCAGCACTAAGATTATTTTTTTGATCTTCCGTCTGATTTTTTTGTTCGTTTTCCATTTTCATTCTGGTTTTAGTTGAAAGAAAAATTCAGGCAAACAGCTATTTTACCGGTTAAAAAAAGTTTTAAAAATTTCTTTCTTTACCATTACTGTTGGCTATAGTATTCTATCCGTGACACTTCTGCTATACGAAGTCTTTTTTAGGTATGTTTTGATTAATCAATAGCCAGACAAAGAGATAAATAATTAACCATACAAAATCTTTAGCTTTTAGAAACCAGTTCGTTACATATCTATTACTTCTGTTAGGAGATATAAATAGAAATAGCCGATTTATTAAATAAATATTAATTCAAGGGTTCAAAAAAGATAAAGGATTTTGATACTTACTTTTTAAATCCTTCTATAGAAATTAATTTAATAAAGTATCAATTCGTGCTTTTTAATTCTATAAGCCCGGTATTATTATCAAAATTGGGTATTGGAAATGCGAAAAGATTTAAAATGGTCTTTTTACAATTTTTTTAAAATTTTGGTGCTAGATTATAATAAATTAGTATTTTAGTGCCATAAAATATACCGAGGAATTATTTTTTATTGAAGATTCCGAAAAAAATGGAGTGTACTATTCTAAATAGATTAAATATTAAATTAAATTTCTATCTTTGTATTAATTATTAATTTCACATTTTTTATGAAAACAGGTAAAGTAAAATTTTTTAATGAATCTAAAGGATTCGGTTTCATTGTTTCAGATGATAATAGCCAAGACATTTTCGTTCATCAGAGCGGTCTGGTTCATGAGATTCGGGAAAATGACCGGGTTTCTTTTGAAGTAACCGAAGGAAAAAAAGGTTTGAATGCAGTTAATGTAGAGAGAATCTAACTAAAAAAATATATTGCCATTAGGCATCGTATTATTTTGATTATCCCGTTCAGAAAACTGAACGGGATTTTTTGTTTTTAGTACTCTCTTTAAACATTATCACTTTCCGGTTCCATTACTTTATCAATCATCTCCTGCGCTTCTTCTATTTCTTCTGGTTCCGCTACCGGTATTTCCTGTTCTTCGGCTTCTAGTGGTTCATAATTTAAGCGTAAAAACATTGGGAAATGATCCGAACCAAACTTCGACAACCGCTTAATGCGAATAAGCCGAAATGCCGGATCATAAAAAATATGATCTAATGAATAGCGGAAAAACGGAATTAAAGCGTTGTACGTGTTAAAAAAACCCCGGCCAATCCGCGGATCTAGTAAACCGCTAATCTTGCGAAACAAATTTGTGGTGTACGACCAGGCAACATCGTTCAGATCACCGGCCACAATAGTAGCTAATGGGGTAAGTTTGGCTAATTGAGCTACTTGCAATAATTCCGCTTCGCGGGTATCGGTATTTTTATCAAAATGGGGTGGTCGCGGATGTACCATAAAAATATCAAAATGTTTGCCACTGGGCAGTTCCAGAATGGCGTAAAAAGACGGAATATCTTCTTCAACTATAAACTGAATGCGGCGCGAAACAATTTTAAACTTGCTGAAAAACATCATACCGTAGGTATTTTCCAAGGGCATTTTAATAGAATATGTATAAGTTGTATCTAAGTCTTTCAGAGCCTTGGCCCATCGCTGATTAGGTTCATTTATCAGCAATATATCTGGATC
This region includes:
- a CDS encoding cold-shock protein, whose amino-acid sequence is MKTGKVKFFNESKGFGFIVSDDNSQDIFVHQSGLVHEIRENDRVSFEVTEGKKGLNAVNVERI
- a CDS encoding endonuclease/exonuclease/phosphatase family protein; translated protein: MKITLEVFGALLIVFSLLPLVKTHYWWVRVLDFPRVQVAFFTTVTLVLYPFFTSFQTTSEIIFTLLLVLALAIELKHIYRFTPLSKTEALRSKIKAPKNSFSIMVSNVRMSNRRYEKFLKIVRENDPDILLINEPNQRWAKALKDLDTTYTYSIKMPLENTYGMMFFSKFKIVSRRIQFIVEEDIPSFYAILELPSGKHFDIFMVHPRPPHFDKNTDTREAELLQVAQLAKLTPLATIVAGDLNDVAWSYTTNLFRKISGLLDPRIGRGFFNTYNALIPFFRYSLDHIFYDPAFRLIRIKRLSKFGSDHFPMFLRLNYEPLEAEEQEIPVAEPEEIEEAQEMIDKVMEPESDNV